From Gimesia panareensis, the proteins below share one genomic window:
- a CDS encoding FAD-dependent oxidoreductase yields the protein MKRMSQLLACGLFLLLFVPQAKAKEYDVVVYGGTSGAVTAAVQAKRLGKSVVIVCPDTHLGGLSSGGLGWTDTGNKAVIGGLAREFYHRVWKHYQTPEAWKWQERKNYGDKGQGTPAIDGAQRTMWIFEPHVAEAVFDEFVKEYKIPVYRDEWLDRKSGVKKAGDRIASITTLSGKTFSGKMFIDATYEGDLMATAGVSYHVGREANSVYGEEWNGVQTGVLHHRHHFGPNAVKEKISPYKVPGDPSSGLLPRISGADPGKYGAGDKKIQAYCFRMCLTNHDANRVPFPKPEGYDPAQYELLLRIYAAGWRQTFAKFDPIPNFKTDTNNHGPMSTDNIGYNYDYPEASYARRKEIIKEHETYQQGWLYFIANDPRVPAEVQSKMQKWGLAKDEFTDNGNWPHQLYIREARRMIGEFVMTENELLKKKPTPDSVGMGSYTMDSHNVQRYVTPEGYVQNEGDIGVSTRGPYKIAYGSLVPKKGECANLLVPVCVSSSHIAFGSIRMEPVFMILGHSAATAAAIALDQQLDVQDVPYEQLKAQLIKEGQVLEAPPEVKYGSNGINPETLKGIVVDDSQAKLTGHWTTSRSSKKYVASGYSHESNTKDGKAAARFETKVPQAGRYEVRYAYPPNTNRSSQVKVTIHHAGGTAAKTINQKEKPPLDGVFVSLGEYEFTPDQQAVVEVSNADANGYVIIDAVQWIPVKE from the coding sequence ATGAAGCGGATGTCTCAGCTGCTCGCCTGTGGATTGTTTCTGTTACTGTTCGTCCCTCAGGCAAAGGCGAAAGAATATGATGTGGTTGTGTATGGAGGCACTTCAGGGGCCGTGACCGCTGCCGTTCAGGCCAAACGTCTGGGGAAATCAGTCGTCATCGTCTGTCCGGATACGCATCTGGGAGGTCTTTCCAGTGGCGGACTGGGGTGGACGGACACGGGCAACAAAGCCGTCATCGGCGGCCTGGCACGCGAGTTCTATCATCGCGTCTGGAAACATTATCAGACACCGGAAGCCTGGAAATGGCAGGAGCGGAAAAACTACGGCGACAAAGGGCAGGGGACTCCCGCCATCGATGGAGCCCAGCGCACCATGTGGATCTTCGAACCGCACGTTGCCGAGGCTGTCTTCGATGAGTTCGTGAAAGAATACAAAATCCCCGTTTACCGGGATGAATGGCTGGACCGTAAGTCCGGCGTGAAAAAAGCAGGGGACCGCATCGCTTCCATCACCACGCTCAGCGGCAAAACTTTTTCCGGGAAGATGTTTATCGATGCGACCTACGAAGGCGATCTGATGGCGACCGCCGGCGTCAGTTACCATGTGGGCCGCGAAGCCAACAGTGTCTATGGTGAAGAATGGAACGGCGTGCAGACCGGCGTTTTGCATCACCGTCATCACTTTGGTCCCAACGCAGTCAAAGAAAAGATCAGCCCGTATAAAGTGCCCGGTGATCCCTCCAGCGGGCTGCTGCCCCGCATCAGTGGTGCGGATCCCGGCAAGTATGGCGCGGGCGACAAGAAGATCCAGGCGTACTGCTTCCGCATGTGCCTGACCAATCACGATGCCAACCGCGTCCCGTTTCCCAAGCCGGAAGGCTACGATCCCGCTCAGTATGAACTGCTGTTAAGAATCTATGCTGCCGGCTGGCGACAGACGTTTGCCAAGTTCGACCCGATTCCCAACTTCAAGACCGATACGAACAACCACGGTCCGATGAGCACCGACAACATCGGCTATAACTACGACTATCCCGAAGCTTCGTATGCACGCCGTAAAGAGATCATCAAAGAACACGAAACCTACCAGCAGGGCTGGCTCTATTTCATCGCCAACGATCCCCGCGTCCCTGCGGAAGTGCAGAGCAAAATGCAGAAATGGGGGCTGGCGAAAGATGAATTCACCGATAACGGCAACTGGCCGCATCAGCTCTATATCCGCGAGGCCCGCCGGATGATCGGCGAATTCGTGATGACCGAAAACGAACTGCTCAAAAAGAAACCGACCCCCGATTCGGTTGGCATGGGGTCCTACACGATGGACTCGCATAACGTACAACGCTACGTCACACCGGAAGGCTACGTCCAGAACGAAGGCGACATCGGCGTTTCGACCCGCGGACCTTATAAAATTGCTTACGGCAGTCTCGTACCGAAAAAAGGGGAATGCGCCAACCTGTTGGTGCCGGTCTGTGTCTCCAGCTCGCATATCGCCTTTGGTTCCATCCGCATGGAGCCGGTCTTTATGATTCTCGGTCATTCCGCCGCCACTGCCGCGGCCATCGCCCTGGATCAGCAGCTGGACGTGCAAGATGTGCCTTATGAGCAGCTCAAAGCCCAGCTGATCAAAGAGGGGCAGGTCCTCGAAGCACCGCCTGAAGTCAAGTATGGCAGTAACGGGATCAACCCCGAAACGCTGAAAGGCATCGTCGTCGATGATTCACAGGCGAAGCTGACCGGCCACTGGACGACCAGCCGTTCTTCGAAGAAGTATGTCGCCTCCGGTTACAGCCATGAATCCAATACAAAAGACGGCAAAGCCGCAGCCCGCTTTGAAACCAAAGTTCCCCAGGCGGGACGCTACGAAGTCCGGTATGCCTATCCGCCGAACACGAATCGCAGTTCGCAGGTTAAGGTGACCATCCACCATGCCGGGGGGACGGCTGCGAAAACCATCAATCAGAAAGAGAAGCCACCGCTGGACGGCGTATTCGTTTCCCTGGGAGAATATGAATTCACGCCGGATCAGCAGGCGGTCGTCGAAGTTTCCAACGCCGATGCGAATGGCTATGTCATTATCGATGCGGTACAGTGGATTCCCGTCAAGGAGTGA
- a CDS encoding M41 family metallopeptidase, which translates to MTEELTAYHEVGHVLMAVYVGARVYSVTIDPDWDDGPERFGDAQIAWPEGVFDEKSLCEKAILVALAGPVAEMIHTGDPFHPALVAEWSGDWQQAWEAAAALVPQRQARMQYLEQKTLSLYQLYRQDNYWAAIGELVDQLLAHETLEEEMIYETITNWISISGH; encoded by the coding sequence GTGACCGAAGAACTGACTGCCTACCACGAAGTGGGACATGTGCTGATGGCCGTGTATGTCGGTGCCCGCGTTTATTCGGTGACCATCGATCCGGACTGGGATGACGGTCCCGAGCGGTTCGGCGATGCCCAGATTGCCTGGCCCGAAGGCGTGTTTGATGAAAAATCATTGTGTGAAAAAGCGATCCTGGTGGCGCTGGCGGGCCCGGTGGCCGAGATGATTCACACGGGAGATCCTTTTCATCCAGCCCTGGTGGCAGAATGGTCGGGCGACTGGCAACAGGCCTGGGAGGCGGCTGCCGCGCTGGTGCCACAGCGACAGGCACGTATGCAGTATCTCGAACAGAAGACGCTGAGCCTGTATCAGCTGTATCGCCAGGATAACTACTGGGCGGCGATCGGAGAACTGGTCGATCAGTTGCTGGCGCACGAGACCCTGGAAGAAGAAATGATCTACGAAACAATCACGAACTGGATTTCTATCAGCGGTCATTAG
- a CDS encoding gamma-glutamylcyclotransferase family protein, whose amino-acid sequence MPELLNYFAYGSNLHPARLQARIGICAMQGVALLENAELRFHKVGIDASGKCDISLQETTAEGVWGAVYQISAAQKQTLDRFESLGQGYQIRELEVLTHTQESVRVFTYQAMTEFIDPGLQPFDWYHELVVEGARFHQFPSDYLERLLQIELLIDSDAERVARARELLRSIEDFRDQAAESESNDR is encoded by the coding sequence ATGCCTGAACTGTTGAATTATTTTGCCTACGGTTCCAACCTGCACCCCGCGCGGCTGCAGGCGCGGATCGGCATCTGCGCGATGCAGGGAGTCGCTTTGCTGGAGAATGCCGAACTCCGTTTTCACAAAGTCGGCATCGATGCGTCCGGGAAATGTGATATCAGCCTTCAGGAAACCACCGCCGAGGGAGTCTGGGGGGCCGTCTACCAGATCTCTGCAGCACAGAAGCAGACACTCGACCGGTTTGAATCACTCGGACAGGGATATCAGATTCGGGAGCTGGAGGTCCTGACGCATACTCAAGAGTCCGTCCGCGTGTTTACCTACCAGGCGATGACGGAATTCATCGATCCGGGGTTGCAGCCGTTCGACTGGTATCATGAACTGGTCGTCGAGGGCGCTCGTTTTCACCAGTTCCCCTCTGACTACCTGGAGCGTCTGCTGCAGATCGAATTATTGATCGATTCTGACGCAGAACGAGTGGCGCGAGCCCGGGAACTCCTGCGATCGATTGAGGATTTTCGTGACCAGGCTGCTGAATCAGAGTCTAATGACCGCTGA
- a CDS encoding PAS domain-containing hybrid sensor histidine kinase/response regulator: protein MSNSPDREPEAHDIQQHFELFLKHTNEGVWDWLDLDIPEQWWSPRFYELIGYRDQEIDSSLDTFQRLLHPDDAPQTMQALQTALDKTDHFERNFRLRVKGGAYRWFRGQAHVLRNQAGQAVRMTGSLSDIHERILLEAELEGTRLQAFRAREVKQSFLAMMSHEVRTPLSAILGFSEILLDTSQNAETRDAANTIHSNGQYLLDTFNDFLDLSRIEDGQFDLEIQDCCPLTVIENVQSLIARKAEQKGLTFDVHLANPLPDSIKSNPIRLKQILLNLIGAAINNTSEGNIRLTIEKSLTGESSRQLIFTIQNPGTGLNTEAINQIFAGRQLADLTSPAYAGGLGLSLSLARHLVRLLGGDIALSHESDSGSNITFSIITGTSSEIIPQQISFSQRLNEHKSSRSSFGVLRKRCRIMLVEDGIYNQMLIHYLLTKAGGMMTLVENGQQAVDQLTSAQQAEDEINELFDLILMDIQMPVLDGYAATERIREMGFTNPIIALTANVMPGDREKCLQAGCDEYLTKPLDRKKLIQTINLLIKPIPKHMLQTR, encoded by the coding sequence ATGTCCAACTCGCCAGACAGAGAACCGGAAGCACACGACATTCAACAGCATTTTGAACTTTTCCTGAAGCATACGAATGAAGGTGTCTGGGACTGGCTCGACCTGGATATACCGGAACAGTGGTGGTCGCCCCGGTTTTATGAACTGATAGGCTACCGCGATCAGGAAATCGATTCGAGTCTGGATACCTTTCAGCGGTTACTGCACCCTGATGATGCGCCCCAGACGATGCAGGCGCTGCAGACTGCCCTCGATAAGACCGATCATTTCGAACGCAACTTTCGGCTTCGTGTCAAAGGGGGCGCCTATCGCTGGTTTCGCGGTCAGGCACATGTGTTACGCAACCAGGCAGGTCAGGCGGTCCGCATGACCGGATCCCTGTCTGATATCCATGAACGGATTCTGCTCGAAGCCGAACTGGAAGGCACGCGACTCCAGGCATTCCGAGCCCGGGAGGTCAAACAATCATTTCTGGCAATGATGAGTCACGAAGTCCGTACTCCCCTCTCGGCAATCCTGGGATTCTCGGAAATCCTGCTGGATACCAGCCAGAATGCAGAAACGCGTGATGCGGCGAACACGATTCACTCGAATGGACAATATCTGCTGGATACCTTCAATGACTTTCTGGATCTTTCCCGGATTGAAGACGGGCAATTCGATTTGGAGATCCAGGACTGCTGCCCGCTGACGGTCATTGAAAATGTGCAGTCACTCATCGCCCGCAAAGCCGAACAGAAAGGTCTGACCTTTGATGTCCATCTAGCCAACCCCCTCCCCGATTCGATTAAATCAAATCCCATTCGGCTCAAACAGATCCTGTTGAACCTGATCGGAGCCGCGATCAATAATACCAGTGAGGGAAACATCAGACTCACGATTGAAAAGTCGCTGACCGGGGAGTCTTCCCGGCAACTGATCTTTACCATTCAGAATCCGGGAACGGGTTTGAATACCGAAGCGATCAACCAGATTTTTGCCGGTCGCCAGCTGGCGGATCTGACCTCCCCGGCTTATGCAGGGGGACTGGGTCTGAGCCTGTCGCTGGCGCGTCATCTGGTGCGTCTACTGGGGGGTGACATCGCGCTGAGCCATGAATCCGATTCGGGATCTAATATTACCTTTTCGATCATTACCGGTACCAGCTCTGAAATCATCCCGCAGCAGATTTCATTCTCTCAGCGTCTCAACGAACACAAATCATCACGATCCAGCTTCGGCGTGCTGAGAAAACGCTGCCGGATCATGCTGGTGGAAGATGGCATTTACAATCAGATGCTGATCCATTATCTGTTGACCAAAGCCGGAGGCATGATGACCCTGGTGGAAAACGGTCAACAGGCCGTCGACCAACTGACGTCGGCACAGCAAGCGGAAGACGAAATCAACGAACTGTTTGACCTGATCCTGATGGATATTCAAATGCCGGTGCTGGATGGATACGCTGCCACGGAACGCATCAGGGAGATGGGGTTCACCAATCCCATCATTGCACTCACTGCCAACGTGATGCCCGGCGATCGGGAAAAGTGTCTGCAGGCTGGATGTGATGAATACCTGACGAAACCACTCGATCGCAAGAAACTCATTCAAACGATCAATCTGCTAATCAAGCCCATCCCCAAACACATGTTGCAGACCAGATAA
- a CDS encoding TauD/TfdA family dioxygenase: MSDQSTAPDLPPAFEIPAAWKGEELFSRDDWLIHLDQNQLEELKAAVESISAENLSQDEITPERFPLPGVSPLLQQAQHQLEHGSGACQIKRIPVEDYSPAEREALFWLISSHLGTPVSQSATGEKLFHVRDEGFKVGQAQARGPNTRKRLSFHTDRCDVIGFLCIQQALSGGNNQLVSSVSLFNEMRQRWPELTRTLMQPFYYLRHNVDTGNQKPFCRQPIFSVQEGHFAGSFLRVLIERAYASPDLPDMTPEQKQAMDQLEALAETPEMSVTFSQDPGDMLFLNNWVTFHRRDEFTDAEEPELKRHLLRVWLSVPNSRPLDPLFADNYGNTAAGSIRGGMPASTSR, encoded by the coding sequence GTGAGTGATCAGTCAACCGCCCCGGACCTGCCCCCCGCCTTCGAGATCCCGGCCGCCTGGAAAGGGGAAGAACTCTTCTCCCGCGACGACTGGCTGATCCATCTGGACCAGAATCAACTGGAAGAATTAAAGGCAGCCGTCGAATCGATCTCAGCCGAAAACCTGAGCCAGGACGAGATCACACCTGAGCGGTTCCCCCTGCCCGGAGTGAGCCCACTCCTCCAGCAGGCTCAGCATCAGCTGGAACATGGTTCGGGAGCGTGTCAGATCAAACGGATTCCGGTCGAGGATTACTCCCCCGCCGAACGGGAGGCCCTGTTCTGGCTGATCTCCAGTCACCTGGGAACCCCGGTCTCTCAGAGCGCGACCGGCGAAAAGTTGTTCCACGTGCGCGACGAAGGTTTTAAAGTCGGACAGGCCCAGGCCCGCGGCCCCAACACCCGCAAACGGCTCAGCTTTCATACCGACCGCTGTGACGTCATCGGCTTCCTCTGTATTCAACAAGCCCTCTCCGGCGGTAACAATCAACTGGTCAGTTCCGTGTCGCTGTTTAATGAGATGCGCCAGCGCTGGCCTGAATTGACGCGAACACTGATGCAACCCTTCTATTATCTGAGGCACAATGTCGACACCGGTAATCAGAAACCGTTTTGTCGGCAGCCGATCTTTTCAGTGCAAGAGGGACATTTTGCCGGCAGCTTTCTGCGGGTACTGATCGAACGCGCCTATGCCTCGCCTGATCTGCCTGACATGACTCCCGAACAGAAACAGGCCATGGATCAACTCGAGGCGCTCGCGGAGACCCCCGAAATGAGTGTAACGTTCAGCCAGGATCCGGGCGACATGCTGTTTCTGAACAACTGGGTCACGTTTCACCGGCGGGATGAATTCACCGATGCGGAAGAGCCGGAATTGAAACGCCATCTGCTCCGCGTCTGGCTCTCCGTGCCCAACAGTCGCCCTCTGGATCCGCTGTTTGCCGACAATTACGGCAATACCGCCGCCGGTTCAATCCGGGGAGGGATGCCGGCTTCTACCTCCCGTTGA
- a CDS encoding YbaN family protein has product MLRKSQPHQQESDSSPESGMHLDRIAFDEIHPAFLDTLDEQAVPTVTGLKKGIYLVLATFFFLLGVLGVALPVLPTTPFLLLTSYFLIRTSPRLNQALLRSPVLGQVLKEWQQDGGVRLSVKIQAISIVVLIITATLIFSPLSLLLKSVLVALACVGILVVIRLPGLH; this is encoded by the coding sequence ATGCTTCGCAAATCGCAGCCGCACCAGCAGGAGTCAGATTCGTCCCCCGAATCGGGGATGCATCTGGATCGGATTGCGTTTGATGAAATACATCCTGCCTTTCTGGATACCCTTGATGAGCAGGCGGTCCCCACGGTCACGGGACTGAAAAAGGGAATCTACCTCGTCCTGGCAACATTCTTCTTTCTACTGGGTGTCCTGGGGGTCGCGCTCCCCGTGCTCCCGACGACCCCGTTTCTGCTGCTGACCAGTTACTTTCTGATCAGAACCTCTCCCCGACTGAATCAGGCCCTGCTGCGTTCTCCCGTCCTGGGACAGGTTTTGAAGGAATGGCAGCAGGATGGAGGGGTGCGGCTGAGCGTCAAAATTCAGGCGATCTCGATTGTCGTGCTGATCATCACCGCCACGCTGATTTTCTCGCCTCTCTCACTATTGCTGAAATCAGTCCTGGTTGCACTGGCCTGTGTGGGCATCCTGGTCGTCATCCGCCTGCCCGGGCTGCACTGA